From a region of the Coffea arabica cultivar ET-39 chromosome 3e, Coffea Arabica ET-39 HiFi, whole genome shotgun sequence genome:
- the LOC113736655 gene encoding mitochondrial import inner membrane translocase subunit PAM16 like 2 isoform X3 has protein sequence MGSGILIRAFAQAYRQALANASKTGVAQETLQNVAHRGSKIMTEQEARQILGVSEQSTWEEILQKYDNLFESNAKNGSFYLQSKVHRAKECLENVNQGKEQGSSGQNT, from the exons ATGGGCTCTGGGATTTTGATCAGGGCATTCGCTCAAGCTTATCGTCAAGCACTTGCAA ATGCTTCAAAGACTGGTGTTGCTCAAGAGACGTTACAAAATGTGGCTCATAGGGGTAGCAAAATTATGACAGAGCAAGAAGCTAGACAGATTCTTGGTGTTAGTGAGCAGTCCACGTGGGAGGAGATATTGCAG AAATATGACAATTTGTTTGAGAGCAACGCCAAGAATGGAAGCTTCTATCTTCAGTCAAAAGTTCACAGGGCTAAGGAATGTCTGGAAAATGTTAATCAAGGCAAAGAGCAGGGATCTTCGGGCCAAAACACATGA
- the LOC113736655 gene encoding mitochondrial import inner membrane translocase subunit PAM16 like 2 isoform X1: MAAKILANLIVMGSGILIRAFAQAYRQALANASKTGVAQETLQNVAHRGSKIMTEQEARQILGVSEQSTWEEILQKYDNLFESNAKNGSFYLQSKVHRAKECLENVNQGKEQGSSGQNT; this comes from the exons GCTGCTAAAATTCTTGCAAATTTGATTGTAATGGGCTCTGGGATTTTGATCAGGGCATTCGCTCAAGCTTATCGTCAAGCACTTGCAA ATGCTTCAAAGACTGGTGTTGCTCAAGAGACGTTACAAAATGTGGCTCATAGGGGTAGCAAAATTATGACAGAGCAAGAAGCTAGACAGATTCTTGGTGTTAGTGAGCAGTCCACGTGGGAGGAGATATTGCAG AAATATGACAATTTGTTTGAGAGCAACGCCAAGAATGGAAGCTTCTATCTTCAGTCAAAAGTTCACAGGGCTAAGGAATGTCTGGAAAATGTTAATCAAGGCAAAGAGCAGGGATCTTCGGGCCAAAACACATGA
- the LOC113736655 gene encoding mitochondrial import inner membrane translocase subunit PAM16 like 2 isoform X2, with protein MAAKILANLIVMGSGILIRAFAQAYRQALANASKTGVAQETLQNVAHRGSKIMTEQEARQILGVSEQSTWEEILQKYDNLFESNAKNGSFYLQSKVHRAKECLENVNQGKEQGSSGQNT; from the exons ATG GCTGCTAAAATTCTTGCAAATTTGATTGTAATGGGCTCTGGGATTTTGATCAGGGCATTCGCTCAAGCTTATCGTCAAGCACTTGCAA ATGCTTCAAAGACTGGTGTTGCTCAAGAGACGTTACAAAATGTGGCTCATAGGGGTAGCAAAATTATGACAGAGCAAGAAGCTAGACAGATTCTTGGTGTTAGTGAGCAGTCCACGTGGGAGGAGATATTGCAG AAATATGACAATTTGTTTGAGAGCAACGCCAAGAATGGAAGCTTCTATCTTCAGTCAAAAGTTCACAGGGCTAAGGAATGTCTGGAAAATGTTAATCAAGGCAAAGAGCAGGGATCTTCGGGCCAAAACACATGA